The following nucleotide sequence is from bacterium.
TCCTTCCTCTTGGTGGCAAACCGCTCATTCTTCATACCCTTCGTCCGTTTTTGCAAAATCCGCACATTAAAGAGATAGTCGTCGCGGTTAGAGAGAATGATTTAGAGAAGGCTAAGGATATATTGGAAGGGCTTCCGGTAAAGGTTATTTTGGGTGGGAAAGAGAGGCAGGAAACCGTAAGGTTTGCCTTGGAGGCAATTGATGAGAGTGTGGAGCTACTGGCTATCCACGATGGAGCGAGACCATTCCTCTCGCCCCTATTGCTTCAAGCTTGTCTTGAGGCGGGAGAGAAATTCGGTGCGGTCGTCCCCGCCCTCCCCATCTACGACACGATTAAAAAGGGACACGATTGGGTGGAAGAAACGATTTCAAGAGAAGGGCTATACACAATCCAAACCCCTCAAGTATTCAGAGCGGAATTGATAAGGGAAGCACATAAAAGAGCGTATGAGGAGGGATATCTTGCCACGGATGACGCTTCTCTCGTTGAGAGAATGGGAGTAAAGGTGAGAATGATAAAGGGGGAGAAAACGAACATAAAGATAACGGACCCTGAGGATTTGGAGACAGCGGAGAAACTTATAGGGGAGTGGGAATATAGAAGTGGAGTTGGCGTGGATTTTCATAGGTTAGTTGAGGGGAGAAGGTTGTTTTTGGGTGGGATTGAAATAGATTACAATAAAGGGCTTTTGGGGCATTCAGATGGGGATGTTCTCCTTCATGCAATAGCGGATGCGATTTTGGGAGCGGTTGGAATCGGCGATATAGGGGTTTATTTCCCGCCGGGAGAGGAGAAGTGGAGGGATGTGAGGAGCGTGATAATTTTGGAAGAGGTTGTGAGGATGGCGAGGGAGAAGGGGTGGGAGGTTGAGAATGTTGATTGCGTGCTTCTTGCTGAGGAGCCGAAAATCTTCCCTTATAGAGAGGAGATTGTGAAGAGGATAGCGGAATGTATGAAGATAGAAAAGGAGAGAGTCAACATCAAAGCGACTACTACTGAGGGGATGGGATTTTTGGGGCGAGGTGAGGGGATGTGCGCCATCTGTAATGTCTTATGTAGGCGTGCTCTTAAATAAAAAGTTTTTCTTGCTTTATATATCATA
It contains:
- a CDS encoding 2-C-methyl-D-erythritol 2,4-cyclodiphosphate synthase, with product MGGVPKLFLPLGGKPLILHTLRPFLQNPHIKEIVVAVRENDLEKAKDILEGLPVKVILGGKERQETVRFALEAIDESVELLAIHDGARPFLSPLLLQACLEAGEKFGAVVPALPIYDTIKKGHDWVEETISREGLYTIQTPQVFRAELIREAHKRAYEEGYLATDDASLVERMGVKVRMIKGEKTNIKITDPEDLETAEKLIGEWEYRSGVGVDFHRLVEGRRLFLGGIEIDYNKGLLGHSDGDVLLHAIADAILGAVGIGDIGVYFPPGEEKWRDVRSVIILEEVVRMAREKGWEVENVDCVLLAEEPKIFPYREEIVKRIAECMKIEKERVNIKATTTEGMGFLGRGEGMCAICNVLCRRALK